The genomic region AAAAATGAAACCTTTTGTGGCATTTAAGTATGCAATTGAAGCTCTTCTTGATACTAATTTCAGCAATGATGGAGCCGGGACTGTTAGTGCCGCTAGTGACAGTCTCGCGATTTGGGTTACTGCTGATACTGTTGACGCTACTGCCACTCTATTGCTCAAGTCTTCTGATACGATCGAGTTTCAGAACAATGAAAATGATACTGATACTGTTGATCTGTTGTCTCCTTTGCATTCAATTTCTGAGCGTTTTCCTCTTAATctcaatgatgatgatgattttgtGGTTCTTTATCATCTTAAGGGAACTGATCGACTTCGTATCTGGTTTGGTATGTTTATTCCTGTTTTCTTTAATGAAGATTATTACGATTATCAGAAAAATGTTAATTTGTCGATATTCTCTGCTCTGATTGTTCTTTTGATGTTGATCTGAAATAAATGAAGATTGTGATGTTGATTCGATTTTTTGGTTTAAACCAGGAAATGAGGTCGAACCCCCTGTTGGTATTGAAGTTCAAAAAGGTCCTCGTGTTACAAAGTTTCCGAATCTCACGGTGTTAAGTGAAATTACTGTACCAGTTAATGACATTAGCGAGATGTGTGAGTGTATGGAGATGTTGCCGGCAGATGATCTTAGTGATGATACAGGTATATATTATATATACGATGAATTCATATTAATTACGTATGTATGTATATTGAGAAACGAAAAAAATGGCATCTGATCTTGATTTAATTTTCTTGTTTACAGTTTTTATTGATTGGAAGGACGGCGTTGCAACGTTTCAGATTAGAAGCAATCGAAAATGGGTGTATCAGTATAGCCAGAATGAGGTAACTACCACTTGAGTGCCTCATATATACATATTAATTAATGGCCGCAATATAATGTTAATGAGTTTGAAATTTGAACAGCGTACCTTCCAGgtctggtttgattggaattttaTGACGTTCATGGAGAAGGCGTCTTTTATAGCGGATAAAGCTCGTGTGCTGTTTCTGACAGTTCCGGAGCAGCACGTCTTGTTTCAGTCCCACATTGGAGAATCATCAGCTGATTTGTTTTTACTACACAAGGCTCGTTTTCTGATGTCTGCAGAAGATCAAGATGAAGATGTCGTCAGCGACATTATTGTTACCCTTGATACACTCTCTAATTCCTGGCTCCACTAAATCGTATTACTATACTACTCCGTTAGTACGATTTAAACTGTCTGTTGATCCAACCAAACAGATTATTCTGCTGCTGCTGGTTTTTGAGTCTTTATTAGTTCATTTTCCGTAATCATAGTTAGTTGTATAAAACTCTAGTAGTCTTGATTGATATACACCGCTGATCGACTTGTTTCAGCGCGGTTACTATATATACTTTGAGCTAGCTTGCTGGCAATGGATCGATTTCATATCTAGTTTTAGATGTATGTATGTTGGTGAAAACAACACCATTCTATCTGTATAGTGCAATACATGCCTTTAGGCACATTTTAGAAAAGCCGATATACTAATTATTATGCAATTCATTAATCTCAATTAGGCCAAATACCAATTAGGCCAAAATTGTTGattaaacaacaaaattacttatGACATGTGCGAATTAAGATGCATAATTGTTGAACTATTAACCAATTGATTAAGTTTTGGAAAGGGAAAAGTCGAAAAGGGGGAAacttttttatattttttagGATGAAGGGTAGGATTGGAATAAAGTGATAAAGTGTGCGGGATTTAGTAAAAACCATTTTATTCTAGATTTCTGTAATAAACAAGTCTACTAATCTAGGTTCCATGATACGCGCAATCTCAGCTCAATAAATTTGGCCTAGAATCCGATCAAATTTTGTAGTTACGGACAAATTAGAAGACTTGTTTCAAATATCATGAGCGGGTGTCTATTAGAATAACAGAAACACGAACATAAATAAATTTGTGATTTCATTCTTTTCGACTTAAATTGGAGTGTCAAAGTACCGTGTCTAATATTATGGCGTATTTACACAGAACACGCAACACACAAACGCAAAATATAGCACAAAAGTGAACATAGTAATCATATATAATCTCCTCATATAATTCCGTACTAACAATGTTTATTTAAAGGGGAAAAACAACATAAAACTTAGAATAAGGTATAGTGAACACTGAACAAAAGGTTCCAGGTTCGAATCTCCGCCACTAATATTGTATTGTCTTTGTGCTATGAAACTAAAACGCAATTCATCTTCCACGGTGCCTTCGATCAACGGTGTCGTGTTTGGGCAGCAGGCTTTTCGGCTTCACCCTCTTACACATCTTCCCCCAACGTATCCGATCTGATGTTCTCGTCCTGATGGGCCAAAGACGTTGGCCACCAGGAAAATCGACAAGGCTTCCTTTACATATATGACCTGAACTAATTCGACCTCCGTCTCCAGGAACTCCATAAAAATCAGCCCTGGACCTTGTCCCATCTCTGAGGTTGTACCAATAAAATCTCTCATCAAATATACACAATACCTCGTCTTTTGATCCTTCGCGGTAAGCAATAGGATGGTAAATTTTGTTCCAAACAGTTATCAACAACATCACCCAACAATCTTGTACGCCGTACTCCTTCATAACCCACACACTATAATTACCATCTGCAGCGTCCGCCTCCTTGTCGTTTCCTAAAACACATAGCATTCCCTCAAATATGCTTAAACGATAATTCTTGAGATTTTGTATCGGAGGCAGGGGAACATCATTAGTCCATTGTTCAGCTACAATGTCGAAACAACCGATCCTCATATCTTCTCTATTTGGAATATCATGGTACAAGTGAAAATTTGTATAAAGTAAACGGCCGCTTACAGCAACATCTCCGTTTATATAATAAGACGTATCAATCGTTTTCTCAATCTTTTTCCACGACTTTTTTCTCGAGCTATAAATAATAACTTCCCTGTTAGTCGTGTAACTTGGGTTACCCTGGTTACTGGTGTACCCCCAAAATTCAGTTATTCTAACGACTTTAAAATCGTCGTTGGCCTCATCGAAGCATAGCCCATATTGTAAAACATTACTACTGTACGATAACTTTCTATCGTAGGGAAGGGTGTAGTAGCTACCTGTGATCGGGTTAAGCAAGATGAGTCTAGAACAATATTCACTGTATTTGCCAAACTCACAACGTGTCAATAGGAAGAATTCTGTCGATGCGACAATTTTTACCGTGCAAAACGCCCTGTCTTCAGACCGCATAGGGCAAGAGCAGGGGCAGGGTATAGGGGGAGCAAGGGAAGAGTTAATAAGGGGGTGAAGGTGGAAGGTATGACAGATTCCTGTGAAGACGATGTGGCCGCTTGTGTCCGAGGAACGGGCGTGCTGGTGGTGTAGCCGGATAAAAATCGGGGATGAGATTAGAGTTCGCCAGGATTTGGATACGCATTTGAAGCGGCCAAGGGATTTTGCCGGTAATTTTGCGAGTATGGAATGTAATACGTCAATTGGAAGAGTAGTCATTGTAGACGACGGTCAATGGAAATAAGGAATTAGAAACTCAATATATATACTCGGTATATTGCAGGATGAAATTACCCTAAAGCTAGGGCTAATGTAATAAGCCGATTATTAAAACGGAGTTGATGATGTAGATGTACAATATTCGGACTGAA from Silene latifolia isolate original U9 population chromosome 3, ASM4854445v1, whole genome shotgun sequence harbors:
- the LOC141645902 gene encoding uncharacterized protein LOC141645902, translated to MAAVPLQEITTPDDPNKSFYLKMKPFVAFKYAIEALLDTNFSNDGAGTVSAASDSLAIWVTADTVDATATLLLKSSDTIEFQNNENDTDTVDLLSPLHSISERFPLNLNDDDDFVVLYHLKGTDRLRIWFGNEVEPPVGIEVQKGPRVTKFPNLTVLSEITVPVNDISEMCECMEMLPADDLSDDTVFIDWKDGVATFQIRSNRKWVYQYSQNERTFQVWFDWNFMTFMEKASFIADKARVLFLTVPEQHVLFQSHIGESSADLFLLHKARFLMSAEDQDEDVVSDIIVTLDTLSNSWLH
- the LOC141648637 gene encoding F-box protein At3g07870-like produces the protein MRSEDRAFCTVKIVASTEFFLLTRCEFGKYSEYCSRLILLNPITGSYYTLPYDRKLSYSSNVLQYGLCFDEANDDFKVVRITEFWGYTSNQGNPSYTTNREVIIYSSRKKSWKKIEKTIDTSYYINGDVAVSGRLLYTNFHLYHDIPNREDMRIGCFDIVAEQWTNDVPLPPIQNLKNYRLSIFEGMLCVLGNDKEADAADGNYSVWVMKEYGVQDCWVMLLITVWNKIYHPIAYREGSKDEVLCIFDERFYWYNLRDGTRSRADFYGVPGDGGRISSGHICKGSLVDFPGGQRLWPIRTRTSDRIRWGKMCKRVKPKSLLPKHDTVDRRHRGR